The following coding sequences lie in one Clupea harengus chromosome 23, Ch_v2.0.2, whole genome shotgun sequence genomic window:
- the LOC105888646 gene encoding interferon-inducible GTPase 1-like has translation MADQRDEEQVDHVTLNIAVTGESGVGKSSFVNAIRGLQDTDEGAAPTGVTETTMEPTMYPHPTMPNVNLWDLPGVGSPTFKAETYMKDVKYHNYDFFIIVSASRFKENDIMLAKEIKKKKKNFYFVHTKTDTDVTQEERKGVREEATLQKIRTNCLDNLRTLGPPPVFLITSENPERFDFLEMVKNIERDLPDNKRYALVMQNTSFFSKVANFFRAMFSRI, from the coding sequence ATGGCTGATCAACGGGATGAAGAACAAGTAGATCATGTCACTCTCAACATTGCTGTgacaggggagagtggggtaggAAAGTCCTCCTTTGTTAACGCCATCAGAGGTCTTCAAGATACTGATGAAGGAGCTGCACCCACTGGAGTCACAGAAACCACCATGGAGCCCACCATGTACCCCCACCCAACCATGCCCAATGTGAACTTATGGGACCTGCCAGGTGTAGGGAGCCCAACATTCAAAGCAGAAACCTACATGAAAGATGTCAAATACCATAACTATGACTTTTTTATCATAGTAAGTGCATCAAGATTCAAGGAGAATGACATCATGTTGGCAAAAGAAatcaagaaaaagaagaagaatttctaCTTTGTTCACACAAAGACTGATACTGATGTAAcacaagaagagagaaagggagtaagagaggaggCAACACTTCAAAAAATACGTACCAACTGTCTGGACAATTTGAGAACATTGGGACCCCCTCCTGTCTTTCTCATTACATCAGAAAACCCGGAAAGGTTTGATTTCTTGGAAATGGTAAAGAATATAGAGAGAGACCTTCCAGATAACAAAAGATATGCTCTCGTAATGCAGAACACCAGTTTTTTCTCCAAGGTGGCTAATTTTTTCAGAGCAATGTTTTCAAGAATCTAA